One genomic window of Saprospiraceae bacterium includes the following:
- a CDS encoding M36 family metallopeptidase has protein sequence MKKQFNPFVLWICAFLFTAMLNAQSNADLALNFMRANPQEFGLNANDVKDLKVTNETFFKPAGLTNVYIQQMYLGIPIHNAIFSVHIKDGLVVSSSNRFCQDISAKVGSSEPVLTQGQALLRAAELLGYPAPASMRMMENKGGSQKEVVYERSNLSLENIPVRLIWVPGEDGKIYLTWEVCIYETNAQNWWLARVDATNGNLINKNNLVVHCNFDAPDGKCSGADHVHLEEHVAFSPLDGSSYRVYKEPIESPNHGGRTLELQPADATASPFGWHDTNGVAGPEFTRTRGNNVHAYTDLNADNNPDPGSDPDGGAGLDFDFALDLTMAPSTYRDAAVTNLFYWNNYIHDFAYQYGFDEGNGNFQVNNYGNGGLGNDDVRAEAQDGSGTNNANFGTPADGSRPRMQMFVWTLTSPFRDSDLDNGVIAHEYAHGISNRLTGGPANVGCLNNAEQMGEGWSDFYALMTTWTGSASDRGIGTYVLGQATNGPGIRPARYSTSLGVNAYTYANLPSMAIPHGVGFVWCTMLWELVDGLVARHGAVDGFEKAMHLVNLGMILQPCGPGFVNGRDAILAADDILYGKDNQCVIWKAFAKRGLGLSASQGSVNSTADGTAAFDVPCNCDNTAPVVSCRNVEIMVGGPEIELKGLPPVPQNLPAQLKGVGFPCSNVAAAPDVMCNCPTGYVVVGYEADYGNGWGAQVLSKFRLRCREVRPDGMFGTNEVWTCYNGSAAGSTTGVIEMAPAGHALVGFQNRMGCAIDRLAGRSKPIADILTNGSNGVHFTMTGVGGGGGGLQALQLAPDGNVIIGMQTYLDPASAGISGGYAWKYAKLSDVMKSIVTDLDPVCNGIFDVQFSKNNFDCADGVGVHNVSAFVKDYANNTTTCNFTVTVTGPPSIGSCPLNPTVYNALGRTSVFTAVNLAGTGTNIANVKPGQAVSFTFNRNTTVNPGCGGCCGCITQHYVGLNAGSGNIFSSCLFSTTGGSSASHSINFTAPSTPGVYYLNLVASWWFFCDQFGQPTQSRYASNPLAILIVGCGQTQCPTDTTITTPPGICNMVYTYGSLCVYDDKPGASIAQTTGLASGVSYPLGVTNNTFVATDSDGKKTNCNFKVTVQAGSCGQAVQVYHTDTTTNSAKIKWKPGSTPCITGYQLRLRYELSPGVWSGWTGWVNKSGPGNEHLFTGLTAGTYYHYQIRSKCGSATNSTVVNGWFHTLPTGSLKKQEKDITDNFNKLEQTDTRIGLENGFQSLSLKAIPNPASKFVSLYLEGFDRQEKTVSMMDLLGKKIFMVRVPANENDLELDLIRLNLANGAYIIHVDDGVNRKTEQLIIQR, from the coding sequence ATGAAAAAACAATTTAACCCCTTCGTTTTGTGGATTTGCGCATTTCTTTTTACAGCGATGCTCAATGCACAATCGAATGCTGACCTAGCACTGAATTTTATGAGAGCAAACCCACAAGAGTTTGGGCTCAACGCAAATGACGTAAAAGACCTTAAAGTTACTAACGAAACTTTTTTTAAACCTGCCGGATTGACCAACGTCTATATCCAGCAGATGTATTTGGGGATTCCCATCCATAATGCCATATTCAGTGTGCATATCAAAGATGGACTCGTGGTTTCCTCTAGCAATCGCTTTTGCCAGGACATTTCCGCAAAGGTAGGTTCGTCAGAACCTGTACTTACTCAAGGGCAAGCTTTACTGCGTGCTGCTGAGTTATTGGGCTATCCTGCTCCGGCTTCAATGCGCATGATGGAGAACAAAGGCGGTTCCCAAAAGGAAGTCGTTTACGAGAGAAGTAATTTGTCATTGGAGAATATACCCGTGCGTTTGATTTGGGTACCAGGAGAAGATGGAAAGATTTATCTCACCTGGGAAGTTTGTATTTATGAAACCAATGCACAAAACTGGTGGTTGGCGCGAGTCGATGCTACCAACGGAAATTTGATTAATAAAAACAACCTGGTTGTTCATTGTAATTTTGATGCCCCTGATGGCAAATGTTCCGGAGCTGATCATGTCCATTTAGAAGAACATGTTGCTTTTTCACCATTAGATGGAAGTTCTTACAGAGTTTATAAAGAGCCTATCGAAAGCCCCAATCATGGCGGTAGGACATTGGAACTTCAACCGGCAGATGCTACAGCCTCACCTTTCGGTTGGCACGATACAAATGGTGTAGCTGGACCTGAATTTACCAGAACACGCGGAAATAATGTACATGCTTATACAGATTTAAATGCAGATAATAACCCTGATCCGGGTTCAGATCCCGATGGAGGAGCAGGATTGGATTTTGATTTTGCACTTGACTTGACTATGGCACCTAGCACCTACAGGGATGCAGCGGTAACAAATCTCTTTTATTGGAATAATTACATTCACGATTTTGCATACCAATATGGTTTTGATGAAGGAAATGGAAATTTCCAAGTGAATAATTATGGAAACGGGGGCTTGGGTAATGATGATGTAAGAGCAGAAGCGCAGGATGGATCAGGAACAAATAATGCCAATTTTGGAACACCTGCAGATGGATCAAGACCCAGAATGCAGATGTTTGTTTGGACTTTAACTTCTCCTTTTAGAGATTCTGATCTTGACAATGGAGTTATAGCCCACGAATATGCTCATGGAATTTCAAATCGTTTGACTGGTGGTCCTGCAAACGTTGGATGTTTAAACAATGCAGAACAAATGGGAGAAGGTTGGTCTGATTTTTATGCTTTGATGACAACATGGACCGGAAGTGCGAGTGACCGTGGTATCGGAACTTATGTTTTAGGACAGGCTACAAATGGACCTGGTATTCGTCCTGCTCGGTATTCTACCAGTTTAGGAGTTAATGCTTATACTTATGCAAATTTACCTTCAATGGCCATTCCTCATGGAGTTGGTTTTGTTTGGTGCACCATGTTATGGGAATTGGTTGATGGACTTGTAGCCAGACACGGAGCCGTTGATGGTTTTGAAAAAGCAATGCATTTGGTGAATCTTGGTATGATACTTCAACCTTGTGGACCTGGATTTGTAAATGGTAGAGATGCTATTTTAGCAGCAGACGATATTTTATATGGAAAAGATAATCAATGCGTTATATGGAAAGCATTTGCTAAAAGAGGTTTAGGATTGAGTGCTTCACAGGGAAGTGTGAACAGCACTGCTGATGGCACTGCGGCTTTTGATGTACCTTGTAATTGTGACAATACAGCACCTGTTGTTAGCTGTCGAAATGTCGAAATCATGGTAGGGGGTCCTGAAATTGAATTAAAAGGATTGCCTCCAGTACCTCAGAACTTACCTGCTCAACTAAAAGGCGTTGGCTTTCCTTGCTCAAATGTAGCTGCAGCTCCTGATGTAATGTGCAATTGTCCTACTGGATATGTAGTTGTCGGATATGAGGCAGATTATGGCAATGGTTGGGGAGCTCAAGTGCTCAGTAAGTTCAGATTGCGTTGCCGCGAAGTAAGACCGGATGGGATGTTTGGCACTAATGAAGTTTGGACTTGCTATAACGGTTCTGCTGCAGGCTCTACTACAGGGGTCATAGAAATGGCGCCCGCAGGTCATGCACTTGTAGGTTTCCAAAATAGAATGGGCTGTGCGATAGATCGCCTTGCAGGTAGATCTAAGCCTATTGCAGACATTTTGACCAATGGTTCAAATGGAGTACATTTTACGATGACAGGAGTTGGCGGCGGTGGCGGCGGCCTTCAAGCTTTACAACTCGCACCAGATGGAAATGTCATCATAGGAATGCAAACTTACCTAGACCCCGCAAGTGCCGGTATATCTGGCGGCTATGCCTGGAAGTATGCTAAACTTTCAGATGTTATGAAGTCTATCGTAACAGATCTTGATCCCGTTTGTAATGGAATTTTTGACGTTCAATTCTCTAAAAATAATTTCGATTGTGCGGACGGTGTAGGTGTTCATAATGTTTCTGCTTTCGTAAAAGATTATGCAAACAATACAACCACCTGTAATTTTACGGTTACAGTTACCGGTCCGCCTTCAATAGGTTCTTGTCCATTGAATCCAACAGTTTATAATGCGCTTGGAAGGACTTCCGTTTTCACAGCTGTGAACTTAGCGGGCACTGGAACAAACATTGCCAATGTGAAACCCGGTCAGGCTGTTAGCTTTACTTTCAACAGAAATACAACTGTAAATCCGGGCTGCGGAGGTTGTTGCGGATGTATTACCCAGCACTATGTTGGATTAAACGCAGGATCAGGTAATATTTTTTCAAGCTGTTTATTTAGTACTACTGGTGGTTCCTCAGCATCACATAGTATCAACTTTACAGCGCCGTCTACTCCTGGGGTTTATTATTTGAATCTAGTAGCTTCTTGGTGGTTCTTCTGCGATCAGTTTGGCCAACCTACGCAATCGAGATATGCCTCCAACCCATTGGCGATTTTAATCGTGGGTTGCGGACAAACGCAATGTCCTACAGATACTACCATTACAACACCTCCGGGTATTTGTAACATGGTCTATACATATGGAAGTTTATGTGTGTATGATGACAAACCGGGAGCGAGTATTGCTCAAACTACGGGCTTAGCTTCAGGTGTTAGTTATCCTTTAGGCGTAACAAACAATACATTTGTTGCAACTGATTCAGATGGTAAAAAGACCAATTGCAACTTTAAAGTAACTGTACAAGCCGGTAGCTGCGGACAAGCAGTGCAGGTATATCATACAGATACCACTACTAACTCAGCAAAAATCAAATGGAAGCCGGGAAGTACACCTTGTATTACAGGTTATCAATTGAGACTTCGGTATGAATTATCTCCGGGAGTTTGGTCAGGATGGACCGGATGGGTCAATAAATCTGGACCCGGAAATGAGCATTTGTTTACGGGTTTGACTGCAGGTACTTATTACCATTATCAAATCAGATCTAAATGCGGATCTGCAACCAACTCAACAGTAGTGAATGGATGGTTCCATACTTTGCCAACAGGCTCCTTGAAAAAACAAGAAAAAGATATTACTGATAACTTCAATAAGTTGGAACAAACCGACACCCGTATTGGACTCGAAAATGGATTTCAATCCCTAAGTTTGAAAGCCATTCCAAATCCGGCAAGTAAATTTGTAAGCCTTTACCTGGAAGGATTTGATCGCCAGGAAAAAACAGTGAGTATGATGGATCTTTTAGGTAAGAAAATTTTCATGGTACGCGTACCGGCCAACGAAAATGATCTTGAGCTTGATTTGATTCGGTTGAATCTTGCTAATGGTGCCTACATCATTCATGTGGATGATGGAGTGAATCGTAAGACAGAGCAGCTGATCATTCAGCGATAA
- a CDS encoding SPOR domain-containing protein has protein sequence MKDTVKILLYVLLVLLVAAIVYMIYKRSNAPAEDVLPAAEMADSLFMDQQHAAGSALTAEDSMILDLTGQLPSQVGAPAESNANAAAPQSGATVDYTQSNAKPESQAAVNTDPKAQKVAEKTIALESKSKAEEKPKVNKVAKPTTSKPAASKPALSKSEASKPKGSSGGFFVVSGSFIKAENADDQVKKLKKMGYSGAMRKVFGSSEYYSAIAGSYSTRAEAEKIVSKLEAKGEKAFLKAK, from the coding sequence ATGAAAGATACCGTTAAAATATTATTGTATGTACTTCTGGTTTTATTAGTTGCTGCCATTGTTTATATGATTTATAAGAGAAGCAACGCACCAGCTGAGGATGTATTACCTGCAGCAGAGATGGCAGACAGTTTATTTATGGACCAACAACATGCTGCTGGTTCAGCTTTGACAGCTGAAGACAGCATGATTTTAGATTTGACAGGACAGTTACCTTCTCAAGTTGGCGCACCGGCAGAAAGCAATGCAAATGCAGCAGCGCCACAATCAGGCGCTACAGTGGATTACACGCAATCAAATGCTAAACCGGAATCTCAGGCAGCCGTAAATACAGATCCAAAGGCACAAAAAGTTGCCGAAAAGACAATAGCACTTGAATCCAAATCAAAAGCTGAAGAAAAACCGAAAGTGAATAAGGTAGCCAAACCAACCACAAGCAAACCGGCAGCATCAAAACCTGCTTTATCAAAATCTGAAGCGAGCAAGCCTAAAGGATCAAGTGGAGGTTTTTTTGTAGTATCCGGAAGTTTTATCAAAGCCGAAAACGCAGATGATCAAGTGAAAAAATTGAAGAAAATGGGTTATTCGGGCGCCATGCGCAAAGTTTTTGGATCCTCAGAATATTATTCAGCAATAGCCGGTAGTTACAGTACCAGAGCAGAAGCTGAAAAAATTGTGAGCAAGCTCGAAGCCAAGGGCGAGAAAGCATTTCTGAAAGCTAAATAG
- a CDS encoding ComF family protein translates to MNTYLISEFVRNSWNGCLELFYPNLCICCEARCFSAEQIFCLDCQSQLPPSEMYQFAENEFTLKFKGRIPLHKGAALFYYQKGSRLQLAMERLKYKNEPDIGISLGSYFADRLYQNPFIEALDLILPVPLHPSRERIRGYNQSAMIARGFSEISKIPVKENILLRSKETKSQIDKNRMERIDNMQSVFEVRQAEKIENKHLLLIDDILTTGATLEACALQLLKTAPCKISMLTIGMTC, encoded by the coding sequence ATGAACACCTATCTAATCTCTGAATTTGTAAGGAACTCCTGGAATGGATGCCTGGAGTTATTTTATCCAAATCTTTGCATTTGCTGCGAAGCCCGTTGTTTTTCAGCAGAACAAATATTCTGTCTGGATTGTCAAAGTCAGCTCCCGCCCAGCGAGATGTACCAGTTTGCCGAAAATGAATTTACCCTAAAATTTAAAGGCCGGATCCCACTCCACAAAGGAGCGGCCTTGTTTTACTATCAAAAAGGCAGCCGACTACAGTTAGCCATGGAGCGGCTTAAATATAAAAATGAGCCCGATATTGGAATTTCTTTGGGGTCCTATTTTGCGGATCGCCTCTATCAAAATCCCTTTATAGAAGCCCTGGATCTGATCTTACCAGTTCCCTTACATCCAAGTCGCGAAAGGATTAGGGGATATAATCAATCTGCCATGATTGCCAGAGGTTTTTCAGAAATTAGCAAGATTCCTGTAAAGGAAAATATATTGCTCAGAAGCAAAGAAACGAAATCACAGATTGATAAAAACAGGATGGAAAGAATCGACAATATGCAATCCGTTTTTGAAGTAAGACAAGCAGAAAAAATTGAGAACAAACATCTATTACTTATAGATGATATTTTGACGACTGGTGCAACCCTAGAAGCTTGTGCGCTTCAATTGTTAAAAACTGCTCCATGTAAAATTTCGATGCTGACCATTGGGATGACCTGTTGA
- a CDS encoding M23 family metallopeptidase — MAINVHKARKWLQQHLEKRFLFIIRNEETFEETASYRLTLKNIYILASTLVFVLSLFLLLLVIFTPIKKYIPGYGDVRSQREYLELDRQIQALEKTINSRDTYIESIQRILEGKPQTRSDVTKNVQIKQVKPESEPKVKEDSLLRAEFESLLAREIPAKDKSKERKSSPMPRTFGPEVAEVNTPLNLVAPIRGPVGAKYNPETGHLGVDIMAAQNTPIKAMLDGTVIQADWSIENGHTIALQHNNNLVSIYKHNSALLKKQAAA, encoded by the coding sequence ATGGCTATAAATGTTCACAAAGCGAGAAAATGGCTTCAACAACACCTCGAAAAAAGGTTCCTGTTCATTATTCGAAATGAAGAAACTTTTGAGGAAACTGCTAGCTACAGGCTTACCCTTAAAAATATTTACATTCTGGCCAGCACCCTGGTATTTGTTTTAAGTCTGTTTTTGTTGCTGTTGGTAATTTTTACACCCATCAAAAAGTACATTCCGGGCTATGGAGATGTCCGTTCTCAGCGCGAATATTTAGAATTAGACCGCCAAATTCAAGCGCTTGAGAAAACTATAAACTCCCGGGATACTTATATAGAGAGTATTCAGCGAATTTTGGAAGGGAAGCCTCAAACAAGGTCGGATGTGACCAAAAACGTTCAAATCAAACAAGTTAAGCCCGAATCTGAACCCAAAGTTAAAGAAGACAGCCTCTTAAGGGCAGAATTTGAATCTTTACTAGCAAGAGAAATTCCAGCCAAAGACAAATCAAAAGAGCGGAAATCCAGCCCTATGCCCAGGACTTTCGGACCAGAAGTCGCTGAAGTGAATACCCCATTAAATTTGGTAGCCCCTATCCGCGGACCCGTGGGAGCAAAATACAATCCCGAAACAGGTCATCTGGGTGTTGATATTATGGCAGCTCAAAATACGCCGATCAAAGCAATGTTAGATGGAACGGTTATCCAGGCCGACTGGTCCATTGAAAATGGCCATACAATAGCGCTTCAACACAATAATAATCTTGTAAGCATTTACAAACATAATTCAGCATTGCTAAAAAAACAGGCAGCCGCGTAA
- a CDS encoding SOS response-associated peptidase: MCGRGSLTRIEAELEARFNATFYSEDLERYNPLPSFNIAPTHWHPVVPMSDIDHFHYFKWGLIPFWSKDEKIGSKMINARVESLEEKPSFRTLLKSKRCIVPMDGFYEWKKAPSGKKMPMRICRKDRDVFFMAGLFDQWKDPHGKIIPSFTILTIESNDFMKPLHDRMPVILLKGEEQLWLDETLQPLQLKDFLKKYPDEWMDAYPVSDRVNNVRFNDPTLIEEIS; the protein is encoded by the coding sequence ATGTGTGGAAGGGGTTCACTTACCCGAATCGAAGCCGAACTCGAAGCGCGTTTTAATGCAACTTTTTATTCGGAGGATCTCGAGAGGTATAATCCATTACCCAGTTTTAACATCGCTCCAACACACTGGCATCCGGTAGTTCCCATGTCGGATATAGATCATTTTCATTATTTTAAATGGGGGCTCATTCCTTTTTGGTCTAAAGATGAAAAGATCGGCTCTAAAATGATCAACGCCAGGGTGGAAAGTCTGGAAGAAAAACCAAGTTTCAGGACCTTATTAAAAAGCAAAAGATGCATTGTACCCATGGATGGATTTTACGAATGGAAGAAAGCACCATCCGGTAAAAAAATGCCAATGCGCATTTGCAGAAAAGACCGGGATGTATTTTTTATGGCGGGCCTCTTTGATCAATGGAAAGATCCACACGGAAAAATAATACCCAGTTTTACGATCCTAACGATCGAATCTAATGATTTCATGAAACCATTGCATGACAGAATGCCGGTGATTTTATTGAAAGGGGAAGAACAGCTTTGGTTGGATGAAACTTTACAGCCATTACAGTTGAAAGATTTTTTAAAAAAATATCCCGATGAATGGATGGATGCTTATCCCGTTTCAGACCGCGTCAACAACGTGCGGTTTAATGACCCGACCCTGATCGAAGAAATATCCTAA
- a CDS encoding trypsin-like peptidase domain-containing protein: MKNHFIHLLSGVFGGLLVLSGFIWYQKNNNQAAENLPLTHSVSSYVNNITGPDFSLAAEKALNSVVQINAQESDKLARQKMEQNDPFSNHPFFREFDLRSFGFGMPYQQKKGSGSGVIYSQDGYIVTNNHVVEFADDIEVILEDGRKFSAKKIGNDPRTDLAIIKVEADNLPVLPIANSDQIKIGEWVLAVGNPFGYLTSTVTAGIVSAKGRDLNLLDHQDDQYYNPFQQKQNNNAGVGIEEYIQTDAAVNPGNSGGALVDVNGRLVGINSAIASKTGYYTGYSFAIPSNLMVKIVRELIQHGSFDRGRFGVGVVPLDEELKKELNLNTEYGVVITELEDKGSAKYAGLLPNDLIIEVNNKSIKSVEELQKVVALSKVGETLYTKVIRNGQVKEIPVKIRKML; encoded by the coding sequence ATGAAAAATCATTTTATCCATTTATTATCCGGCGTTTTCGGCGGACTTCTCGTTTTGAGTGGTTTTATATGGTATCAAAAAAATAATAACCAGGCAGCCGAAAATCTGCCACTCACACATTCGGTGAGTTCGTATGTCAATAATATCACGGGACCAGATTTCTCATTAGCAGCAGAGAAAGCTTTAAACTCCGTAGTCCAGATCAACGCGCAGGAGAGCGATAAGCTCGCCCGGCAAAAAATGGAACAAAACGACCCGTTTTCTAACCATCCATTTTTTCGCGAATTCGACTTGCGTTCATTTGGATTTGGCATGCCTTATCAACAAAAGAAAGGAAGCGGAAGTGGTGTTATTTATTCACAGGACGGCTATATCGTTACCAATAACCATGTCGTAGAATTTGCAGATGACATCGAAGTTATTTTAGAAGATGGACGCAAATTTTCTGCAAAAAAAATAGGCAATGATCCCAGAACGGATTTAGCCATCATAAAAGTAGAAGCGGATAATCTACCTGTGCTGCCAATCGCTAACTCAGACCAAATCAAAATTGGCGAATGGGTGCTTGCCGTAGGGAATCCTTTTGGTTATTTGACTTCCACGGTCACTGCTGGAATTGTGAGTGCAAAAGGACGCGATTTAAATTTGCTGGATCATCAAGATGACCAATATTACAATCCCTTTCAGCAAAAACAAAACAACAATGCAGGAGTGGGCATAGAGGAATACATCCAGACAGATGCAGCAGTGAATCCCGGAAATAGTGGCGGAGCCCTTGTAGACGTCAATGGGCGTTTGGTGGGTATTAATTCAGCCATTGCAAGTAAAACAGGATATTACACTGGTTATTCTTTTGCCATTCCAAGCAATCTGATGGTCAAAATTGTGCGCGAATTAATACAGCACGGCAGCTTTGACAGGGGGCGTTTCGGTGTAGGTGTAGTGCCTCTTGATGAAGAACTTAAAAAAGAACTGAACCTTAATACAGAATATGGCGTTGTCATTACAGAACTTGAGGACAAAGGTTCTGCTAAATATGCAGGATTACTTCCGAATGATTTGATCATAGAAGTAAATAATAAATCGATTAAATCAGTTGAAGAATTGCAAAAAGTTGTAGCTTTGTCCAAGGTTGGCGAGACACTCTATACAAAGGTCATTCGCAACGGCCAAGTAAAAGAGATACCCGTTAAAATTCGTAAAATGTTATAA
- a CDS encoding T9SS type A sorting domain-containing protein: MKNLICIAKYLFAVIFIFLSGTITFCQPCTITFSEAFVFEQVSPHCGAWNTFKGQLSPRAYTKMNIRGSYDNVGLTCTNPAIVAAMANAMFTNLDYTSTGCDGHIWHYCASSFNGVVWVDPPGSCSGSDCPDPGYIIRPCHPNANWGGVNTNTCYYPPSQNLILEFEYNCCTPVISCRDLNIMTGNVATPISALPPVPQMLPAQLKGIGFPCSNVAAALDLLCNCPTGYVAIGYQADYGNGWGSGVISKFRLKCKEVMPDGMFGANEVWTCYNGTASGTTVGVSEMAPSGQALVGFQNRMGCAIDRITGRTKAIADILAGGSNASNTTLAGVGGGGGGLQPLQLVPDGHVIIGMQTYIDPVAPNTGVSGGYAWKYAPLSDVMKAVLTITNDCGGITSATLTKSSFTCTDEGTQNVTVTVTSSGGSSASCTFSVSTNGPPSIGACPISPLSYNALGRTSVFSAVNLAGTGTNTAVVNPGQNVNFSFNRNTTVNPGCGGCCGCITQHYVGLNAGAGNIFSACLFNTTGGSSSSHNINFVAPATPGVYYLNLSASWWFYCDQFGQPVYPRKADNPLAILIVGCGVTECPQDMIVTTAPNVCNAVVNYNSLCVYDKSSGASIAQTTGLASGATYPLGNTNNTFVATDANGKKTTCNFKVTIEAYNCGQPIQVYHKDTTTNSAKIKWNPGTPCNTGYQLRIRYEISAGVWSSWSAWANKSGPGNEHAFAGLSSSTYYHYQIRSKCGITNSIIVSGWFHTLGGGALRKYDDGLVNSYAKIETPDLYARSSGELSTVSLSAIPNPAKDFVSIQLRGFDKNAKTISMMDLLGKQVFKALIPASENDLELDLLRLNLANGAYIIHVDDGVNRKTEQLIIQR, translated from the coding sequence ATGAAAAATCTAATTTGTATCGCAAAGTATTTATTTGCAGTAATCTTTATTTTCCTGAGCGGAACAATTACATTCTGCCAGCCTTGTACAATTACATTTAGTGAAGCTTTTGTTTTTGAACAAGTAAGTCCGCATTGTGGAGCATGGAACACATTCAAAGGGCAATTGTCTCCGAGAGCTTATACTAAAATGAATATACGCGGCAGCTATGACAATGTTGGCTTAACTTGTACAAATCCTGCTATTGTTGCGGCAATGGCAAATGCTATGTTTACAAATTTAGATTACACTTCTACGGGCTGTGATGGTCACATTTGGCATTATTGTGCAAGTTCCTTTAATGGTGTTGTTTGGGTAGATCCTCCAGGATCTTGCAGTGGTAGCGACTGTCCTGATCCAGGTTATATAATCAGACCCTGTCATCCAAATGCAAATTGGGGTGGTGTGAATACGAACACATGTTATTATCCCCCTTCGCAGAATTTAATTTTGGAATTTGAATACAATTGTTGTACCCCGGTAATCAGTTGTAGAGACCTAAACATTATGACGGGTAATGTTGCCACACCAATATCTGCCCTTCCACCAGTCCCACAAATGTTGCCGGCCCAATTAAAAGGGATAGGCTTTCCATGTTCTAATGTAGCAGCTGCCCTGGACTTGTTGTGTAATTGCCCTACAGGTTATGTTGCTATTGGTTATCAAGCTGATTATGGCAATGGTTGGGGTTCAGGAGTCATCAGTAAATTCCGTTTAAAATGTAAAGAGGTTATGCCCGATGGAATGTTTGGAGCGAATGAGGTATGGACCTGTTATAATGGAACGGCTAGTGGAACTACAGTTGGTGTTTCTGAAATGGCACCTTCAGGCCAAGCACTTGTAGGATTTCAAAACAGAATGGGTTGTGCTATTGATAGAATCACCGGAAGAACGAAAGCTATTGCTGATATATTAGCTGGTGGATCCAATGCAAGCAATACAACATTAGCAGGTGTAGGCGGTGGCGGTGGTGGTTTACAGCCACTCCAGTTAGTTCCTGATGGTCATGTCATCATCGGAATGCAAACATATATTGATCCGGTTGCTCCGAACACAGGCGTTTCAGGTGGCTATGCATGGAAATATGCTCCATTATCAGATGTCATGAAAGCCGTCTTAACCATAACAAATGATTGTGGAGGAATAACATCTGCAACTTTAACAAAGAGCAGCTTTACATGTACAGATGAAGGAACTCAAAATGTTACTGTTACAGTTACTTCTTCGGGTGGATCGTCAGCGAGCTGTACTTTTAGCGTAAGCACAAACGGGCCACCTTCTATTGGCGCATGCCCAATAAGTCCATTAAGCTATAATGCTTTAGGACGTACATCAGTTTTTAGTGCGGTGAACCTTGCAGGAACAGGAACAAATACAGCAGTTGTAAATCCTGGGCAAAATGTAAATTTTAGTTTTAATCGCAATACAACGGTCAATCCGGGATGTGGAGGCTGTTGCGGATGTATAACTCAGCATTATGTGGGATTGAATGCCGGAGCCGGAAATATCTTTTCAGCTTGTTTGTTTAATACCACTGGAGGTTCATCAAGTTCTCATAACATAAATTTTGTTGCGCCGGCAACTCCGGGAGTTTATTATTTAAACTTATCCGCAAGCTGGTGGTTTTATTGCGATCAATTTGGCCAACCTGTATATCCAAGAAAGGCTGACAATCCTTTAGCCATACTTATCGTTGGATGTGGTGTTACAGAATGTCCTCAGGATATGATTGTGACCACAGCACCCAATGTGTGTAATGCAGTTGTCAATTACAATTCTTTGTGTGTATATGATAAGTCCTCCGGAGCCAGTATCGCTCAAACAACGGGTTTAGCTTCTGGTGCGACCTATCCTTTAGGAAATACGAATAATACTTTTGTAGCTACAGATGCGAATGGCAAAAAAACGACTTGTAATTTTAAAGTTACCATAGAAGCATATAATTGCGGACAACCTATTCAGGTTTATCACAAAGACACAACAACAAATTCAGCAAAAATCAAATGGAATCCTGGCACGCCTTGTAATACGGGATACCAACTTAGAATTCGCTACGAAATTTCAGCTGGTGTTTGGTCCAGTTGGTCTGCTTGGGCAAATAAATCAGGACCTGGAAATGAACATGCGTTTGCCGGTCTCAGCTCATCTACGTATTATCATTACCAAATTCGATCCAAATGTGGGATTACCAATTCAATTATTGTAAGTGGTTGGTTCCATACTTTGGGAGGAGGAGCTCTTCGGAAGTACGACGATGGTCTGGTAAATTCATATGCGAAAATCGAAACACCGGATCTTTATGCAAGATCATCAGGTGAACTATCAACTGTTAGTTTAAGCGCAATACCCAATCCGGCAAAAGATTTTGTAAGTATCCAACTGCGCGGATTTGATAAAAACGCAAAGACCATCAGTATGATGGATCTTTTGGGTAAGCAAGTATTTAAGGCACTGATTCCTGCAAGCGAAAATGATCTTGAATTGGATCTTTTGCGTTTAAATCTTGCTAACGGAGCATATATCATTCATGTGGACGATGGCGTGAATCGGAAAACAGAGCAGCTGATTATTCAGCGATAA
- a CDS encoding M23 family metallopeptidase has translation MAKKTGSRVKSGEAIAVIGNTGTLTNGPHLHFELWFKGKPVNPSEYLRF, from the coding sequence ATTGCTAAAAAAACAGGCAGCCGCGTAAAATCAGGGGAAGCTATTGCAGTTATCGGAAATACAGGTACCTTGACAAATGGGCCACATTTACATTTTGAACTTTGGTTTAAAGGCAAGCCAGTGAATCCTTCTGAGTACTTAAGGTTTTGA